From Orenia marismortui DSM 5156, one genomic window encodes:
- a CDS encoding RNA methyltransferase — translation MGEPKFYLALVHNPVYNKRMEVITTTVTNFDLHDIARSSRTYNVKKYYIVNHLKSQQDLVNKMREYWSGDFGSEYNPDRKEAFSVIDVKSELEDVIEDIKEIEGEDPVLVTTDARIYPNTITYKDLREKIHTEDRPYLVLLGTGWGLTKEVMTSTEYILEPIYGAGDYNHLSVRSAAAIILDRLLGESWFE, via the coding sequence ATGGGAGAACCTAAATTTTATTTAGCCTTAGTACATAACCCAGTATATAATAAACGGATGGAGGTCATTACCACTACAGTAACTAATTTTGACTTGCATGATATTGCTCGTTCTAGTAGAACATATAATGTAAAGAAATACTATATTGTTAATCATTTAAAGTCACAACAAGATTTAGTCAATAAAATGAGAGAATATTGGTCAGGTGATTTTGGATCAGAGTATAATCCAGATAGAAAAGAGGCTTTTAGTGTAATTGATGTAAAGTCTGAATTAGAGGATGTAATAGAAGATATTAAAGAAATTGAGGGTGAAGATCCAGTTTTAGTAACTACAGATGCTAGAATTTATCCTAATACTATTACTTATAAAGATTTGCGTGAGAAGATACATACTGAAGATAGACCTTATCTTGTCTTATTAGGTACAGGTTGGGGATTGACTAAAGAAGTTATGACTTCTACAGAATATATTTTAGAACCAATCTATGGAGCAGGGGATTATAATCACCTTTCTGTAAGAAGTGCTGCTGCTA